One Glycine max cultivar Williams 82 chromosome 3, Glycine_max_v4.0, whole genome shotgun sequence DNA window includes the following coding sequences:
- the LOC100817488 gene encoding uncharacterized protein isoform X1, which translates to MLPFPHPFFNLSFARCFSFVLALTGKRKTSFLQAPRFPLSLNGVLFFSRQSPLRLRFHPLRLPRMKFLVAGAIALKGLGGILFILSSSFGAFLLLLHQVITTPILYDFYNYHSEDKEFIQLFIKFTQNMALFGALLFFIGMKNSIPRRQPKKKAAKTKTY; encoded by the exons ATGCTACCCTTCCCTCACCCTTTTTTCAATTTGAGCTTCGCTCGCTGTTTCTCTTTCGTTCTCGCTCTGACCGGGAAAAGAAAAACCAGCTTTCTTCAAGCACCTAGATTTCCTCTCTCTCTAAATGGCGTTCTCTTCTTTTCTCGGCAGAGTCCTCTTCGCCTCCGTTTTCATCCTCTCCGCTTACCAAGA ATGAAATTTTTAGTGGCTGGGGCTATTGCTCTCAAGGGCCTTGGAGGGATTCTTTTCATACTCAGCAGCTCTTTTGGAGCTTTCCTTTTG CTTTTGCATCAAGTGATCACTACTCCAATACTGTATGATTTCTACAATTATCACAGTGAGGACAAAGAATTTATCCAACTTTTCATCAAATTTACTCAG AATATGGCTCTCTTCGGGGCATTGTTGTTTTTCATTGGGATGAAAAACTCTATTCCTAGAAGGCAACCCAAGAAGAAGGCtgccaaaacaaaaacatattag
- the LOC100817488 gene encoding uncharacterized protein isoform X2, which translates to MAFSSFLGRVLFASVFILSAYQEFNSYGVDGGPAAKALRPKFDAFAHQVHSKVGFQLPDIDMKFLVAGAIALKGLGGILFILSSSFGAFLLLLHQVITTPILYDFYNYHSEDKEFIQLFIKFTQNMALFGALLFFIGMKNSIPRRQPKKKAAKTKTY; encoded by the exons ATGGCGTTCTCTTCTTTTCTCGGCAGAGTCCTCTTCGCCTCCGTTTTCATCCTCTCCGCTTACCAAGA ATTTAATTCTTATGGAGTTGATGGGGGACCCGCAGCAAAAGCACTCAGACCGAAGTTTGATGCCTTTGCACATCAAGTACATTCTAAAGTTGGCTTTCAACTTCCAGATATTGAT ATGAAATTTTTAGTGGCTGGGGCTATTGCTCTCAAGGGCCTTGGAGGGATTCTTTTCATACTCAGCAGCTCTTTTGGAGCTTTCCTTTTG CTTTTGCATCAAGTGATCACTACTCCAATACTGTATGATTTCTACAATTATCACAGTGAGGACAAAGAATTTATCCAACTTTTCATCAAATTTACTCAG AATATGGCTCTCTTCGGGGCATTGTTGTTTTTCATTGGGATGAAAAACTCTATTCCTAGAAGGCAACCCAAGAAGAAGGCtgccaaaacaaaaacatattag